One Haladaptatus sp. R4 DNA window includes the following coding sequences:
- a CDS encoding PrkA family serine protein kinase encodes MTEGSDYIDDANRELRETYEEPMSLAEYVDAAFENPTIASHASKYLLEAIESMGRRTVVEEGEEKERYSFFDDPHNDGEHAILGNTEVLNAFVDDLRSIAARRGKEEKIIWFAGPTATGKSELKRCLVNGLREYSKTPEGRRYTVEWNIATATEAPGLTYGDDAVATSEENWYASPVQSHPLLVFPPKVREGLLDTLNAELDDNLDVLVDGKLDPFSREAYDYLEEQYRREGEEELFSAITDPAHLRVKNYVVDIGDGIGVLHSEDSGRPKQRLVGSWMQGMLQELDSRGRKNPQAFSYDGVLSQGNGLLTIVEDAAQHADLLQKLLNVPDEKAVKLDKGIQMDIDTQLVIISNPDLEAQLNQHADAGGADPLRALKRRLDRREFRYLTNLSLEAELIRRELTNETSVWRADVYDELEARIREPIGVRIRDADDINEREIAPHAIESAALYSVVSRLDGSDVPAGLDLVDKAILFDRGYLLDGDERIEKDDFDFDDDASDGAGGIPVTYTRDTIAGLLNDIRDRHHPDYAVEQVIMPRDVLNAMAEGIGDAPVFSTAERTEYENRLVPVKNYIFQQQESDVLDAIMRDRRVDEETVAEYIEHVYAWATGEIVENDRGEEIEPDALKMKVFETEHLGRFSPDAYEVNHEPSPAVAEFRRNKVITALNRHAWESRNEEFEVGDIDPKEVPIIKTVLANNDWDDVHRVYEDFNPSQWENPPRNTETAEVKEKTIQNLQELFGYSSASAELTSQHVMNQVSYKWD; translated from the coding sequence GTGACCGAAGGCAGCGACTACATCGACGACGCGAACCGTGAACTCCGGGAGACCTACGAGGAGCCGATGAGCCTCGCGGAGTACGTAGACGCGGCGTTCGAAAACCCGACCATCGCCTCACACGCGAGCAAGTACCTCCTCGAAGCCATCGAATCGATGGGGCGGCGAACGGTGGTCGAGGAGGGCGAGGAGAAGGAGCGCTACAGTTTCTTCGACGACCCACACAACGACGGCGAGCACGCCATCCTCGGCAACACCGAGGTGCTGAACGCGTTCGTGGACGACCTGCGTTCCATCGCGGCGCGTCGCGGCAAGGAGGAGAAGATAATCTGGTTCGCCGGACCGACGGCGACCGGAAAGTCCGAACTCAAACGCTGTCTCGTCAACGGGCTACGCGAATATTCGAAAACGCCCGAGGGACGGCGTTACACCGTCGAGTGGAACATCGCCACCGCGACGGAAGCGCCGGGACTGACCTACGGCGACGACGCCGTCGCGACGAGCGAGGAGAACTGGTACGCCAGTCCCGTCCAGTCACACCCGCTGCTCGTCTTCCCGCCGAAGGTCCGTGAAGGGTTGCTCGACACCCTGAACGCCGAACTCGACGACAACCTCGACGTGCTGGTCGACGGCAAACTCGACCCGTTCAGCCGTGAGGCGTACGACTATCTGGAAGAGCAGTACCGCAGGGAGGGCGAGGAGGAGCTTTTCTCCGCCATCACCGACCCGGCACATCTCCGCGTGAAAAACTACGTCGTGGACATCGGCGACGGCATCGGTGTCCTCCACTCGGAGGACAGCGGCCGCCCGAAACAGCGCCTCGTCGGCAGTTGGATGCAGGGGATGTTGCAGGAACTCGACTCGCGCGGGCGGAAGAATCCGCAGGCGTTCAGCTACGACGGCGTCCTCTCGCAGGGCAACGGCCTGCTGACCATCGTGGAGGATGCGGCCCAACACGCGGACCTCCTGCAAAAGCTGCTCAACGTTCCCGACGAGAAGGCGGTCAAGCTGGATAAGGGCATCCAGATGGACATCGACACCCAACTCGTCATCATCTCGAATCCGGACCTCGAAGCCCAGTTGAACCAGCACGCCGATGCCGGAGGGGCGGACCCCCTTCGTGCGCTGAAACGGCGGCTCGACCGCCGCGAGTTCCGCTACCTGACGAACCTCAGTCTGGAAGCCGAACTCATCAGGCGCGAACTCACGAACGAAACGTCGGTGTGGCGGGCCGACGTGTACGACGAACTCGAAGCCCGAATTCGGGAACCCATCGGCGTTCGAATCCGGGACGCCGACGACATCAACGAGCGCGAAATCGCTCCCCACGCCATCGAATCGGCGGCGCTGTACAGCGTCGTCTCCCGACTCGACGGGAGCGACGTGCCCGCCGGACTCGACCTCGTGGACAAAGCCATCCTCTTCGACCGCGGCTACCTGTTGGACGGCGACGAGCGCATCGAGAAGGACGATTTCGACTTCGACGACGACGCGTCGGACGGGGCGGGCGGCATTCCGGTCACGTACACCCGCGATACCATCGCCGGACTGCTCAACGATATCCGTGACCGACACCACCCCGACTACGCCGTCGAACAGGTCATCATGCCGCGTGACGTGCTCAACGCGATGGCCGAGGGAATCGGGGATGCCCCCGTCTTCTCGACGGCCGAACGCACCGAGTACGAGAACCGCCTCGTGCCCGTGAAGAACTACATCTTCCAACAGCAGGAGAGCGACGTGCTCGACGCCATCATGCGCGACCGCCGGGTGGACGAGGAGACCGTCGCCGAATACATCGAACACGTCTACGCGTGGGCGACCGGCGAGATCGTCGAAAACGACCGCGGCGAGGAGATCGAACCGGACGCGCTGAAGATGAAGGTGTTCGAAACCGAGCACCTCGGTCGGTTCAGTCCGGACGCCTACGAGGTGAACCACGAACCGAGTCCGGCCGTGGCCGAGTTCCGCCGGAACAAGGTCATCACCGCGCTGAATCGCCACGCGTGGGAGAGCCGAAACGAGGAGTTCGAAGTCGGCGATATCGACCCGAAGGAGGTCCCGATCATCAAAACAGTACTCGCAAACAACGACTGGGACGACGTGCACCGTGTCTACGAGGACTTCAACCCGAGCCAGTGGGAGAACCCACCGAGGAACACCGAGACGGCCGAGGTAAAGGAGAAGACGATACAGAACCTACAGGAACTGTTCGGCTACTCCTCCGCCTCGGCCGAACTGACGAGCCAACACGTCATGAATCAGGTGAGCTACAAATGGGATTGA
- a CDS encoding PrkA family serine protein kinase gives MKGDIETLDDLSRSYQESMPEDLRETKSFDWYLREVYEDPKVARNAHQRVADMFDYYGTEYDEDSGVVEYRLASEDPLFDGENTFYGREIHRAIHEFVNKVKSGARGLGPEKRIKLLLGPVGSGKSDFDRQVRKYFEDYTLQDDGRLYTFRWTNLCDVIPDQDPSDDVIRSPMNQDPLVLLPLEQRQRVIDDINEALDAPYTIKNEQALDPASEFYMDSLLAYYDDDIKQVLENHIEIFRLVADENKRQSVETFEPKDKKNQDETELTGDVNYSKIAIYGESDPRAFDYSGAFCNANRGIFSGEELLKLQREFLYDFLHATQEQTIKPKNNPRIDIDQVIVGRTNMPEYRDKKGDEKMEAFNDRTKRIDFPYVLEYESEADIYRKMLRNADVPDVHIEPHTLEMAGLFGVLTRIEEPDTEMVDLLQKAKSYNGEIEDTDDVDVKKLREEAEEKADIGEGMEGVSARFIGDEIAEAIMNSTHRSRGFLSPLSVFNHFEENLENHGSIPEENFETYYRYLETVRGEYRERAIEDVRHALAYDLDEIQRQGEKYMDHVMAYIDNSTVEDELTGREQEPDESFLRAVEEKLEVPRDRKDDFRQETSNWVSRRAREGQAFDPQDNDRLRRALERKLWEDKKHNINFSALVSANEMDNDEQNAWVDALIEQGYSREGAKEVLEFAGAEVARAEMEE, from the coding sequence ATGAAAGGTGACATCGAAACGCTGGACGACCTCAGCCGCAGTTACCAGGAATCGATGCCGGAAGACCTCCGTGAAACGAAGTCCTTCGACTGGTATCTTCGGGAGGTATACGAAGACCCGAAGGTAGCCCGAAACGCCCACCAGCGAGTCGCGGACATGTTCGACTACTACGGCACGGAGTACGACGAGGACTCCGGCGTCGTCGAGTACCGATTAGCATCCGAAGACCCCCTGTTCGACGGGGAAAACACGTTCTACGGACGCGAGATACACCGCGCGATTCACGAGTTCGTGAACAAGGTAAAAAGCGGTGCGCGTGGGCTCGGTCCCGAAAAACGCATCAAGCTACTACTCGGCCCGGTCGGGTCGGGGAAGTCCGACTTCGACCGACAGGTCCGCAAGTATTTCGAGGACTACACCCTCCAAGACGACGGCCGCCTGTACACGTTCCGGTGGACGAACCTCTGTGACGTGATTCCCGACCAGGACCCGTCCGACGACGTGATTCGGTCCCCAATGAACCAGGATCCGCTCGTCCTGTTGCCGCTCGAACAGCGCCAGCGCGTCATCGACGACATCAACGAAGCGTTGGACGCGCCGTACACCATCAAGAACGAACAGGCGCTCGACCCCGCCAGCGAGTTCTACATGGACTCGCTGCTGGCCTACTACGACGACGACATCAAGCAGGTGCTCGAAAACCACATCGAGATCTTCCGCCTCGTCGCCGACGAGAACAAGCGCCAGTCCGTCGAGACGTTCGAACCGAAGGACAAGAAGAACCAGGACGAGACCGAACTCACGGGCGACGTCAACTACTCGAAGATCGCCATCTACGGCGAATCCGACCCCCGGGCGTTCGACTACTCCGGCGCGTTCTGTAACGCGAACCGGGGTATCTTCAGCGGTGAGGAACTGCTCAAACTCCAGCGGGAGTTCCTCTACGACTTCCTGCACGCCACCCAGGAACAGACCATCAAGCCGAAGAACAACCCGCGGATCGACATCGACCAGGTCATCGTCGGCCGGACGAACATGCCCGAGTACCGAGACAAGAAGGGCGACGAGAAGATGGAGGCGTTCAACGACCGGACGAAGCGCATCGACTTCCCGTACGTCCTCGAGTACGAGTCGGAGGCCGACATCTACCGAAAGATGCTCCGGAACGCCGACGTTCCGGACGTGCACATCGAACCGCACACCCTGGAGATGGCGGGGCTATTCGGCGTCCTGACCCGGATCGAAGAACCGGACACCGAGATGGTGGACCTCCTCCAGAAGGCCAAATCCTACAACGGTGAGATCGAGGACACCGACGACGTGGACGTGAAGAAGCTCCGCGAGGAGGCCGAGGAGAAGGCCGACATCGGCGAAGGAATGGAAGGCGTCTCGGCGCGGTTCATCGGCGACGAAATCGCGGAAGCCATCATGAACTCCACGCACCGGAGCCGCGGCTTCCTGAGTCCGCTCTCGGTGTTCAACCACTTCGAGGAGAACCTCGAAAATCACGGCTCCATCCCCGAGGAGAACTTCGAGACCTACTACCGCTACCTCGAAACGGTCCGCGGTGAGTACCGCGAACGCGCGATCGAAGACGTGCGTCACGCGCTCGCCTACGACCTCGACGAGATCCAACGGCAGGGCGAGAAGTACATGGACCACGTGATGGCCTACATCGACAACTCGACCGTCGAGGACGAACTGACGGGGCGGGAACAGGAGCCAGACGAGAGCTTCCTGCGCGCCGTCGAGGAGAAACTCGAAGTCCCCCGTGACCGCAAGGACGACTTCCGACAGGAGACCTCGAACTGGGTGTCGCGACGTGCCCGCGAGGGACAAGCGTTCGACCCGCAGGACAACGACCGCCTGCGCCGCGCCCTGGAGCGGAAACTCTGGGAGGACAAGAAACACAACATCAACTTCTCGGCGTTGGTGTCGGCGAACGAAATGGACAACGACGAACAGAACGCGTGGGTGGACGCGCTGATCGAACAGGGCTACTCACGCGAGGGTGCCAAGGAGGTGCTCGAATTCGCCGGGGCGGAAGTCGCCCGCGCCGAAATGGAGGAGTAA
- a CDS encoding DUF5820 family protein, giving the protein MSIENLPESWVVWNEEPNGRCILAYRPDVFDTQQFPSACMPTLYVTQGTPNRPPQERRATDSWYFEFFLEPEVTLPGTPQFPAREEAITAAVSLAAEFDRGEVDYRSCYQVPRERYLDKLDELTGREA; this is encoded by the coding sequence GTGTCCATCGAAAACCTTCCCGAGTCGTGGGTCGTCTGGAACGAGGAACCGAACGGACGGTGTATCCTCGCCTATCGTCCGGACGTTTTCGACACCCAACAGTTTCCCTCCGCGTGTATGCCGACGCTGTACGTCACGCAGGGGACGCCGAACCGACCACCGCAGGAACGGCGGGCGACCGATTCGTGGTATTTCGAGTTCTTCCTCGAACCCGAGGTCACGCTTCCGGGGACACCGCAGTTTCCCGCGCGTGAAGAAGCAATCACGGCCGCCGTCTCGCTCGCCGCGGAGTTCGACCGCGGCGAGGTCGACTACCGTTCGTGTTATCAGGTCCCCCGCGAGAGATACCTCGACAAGTTGGACGAATTGACGGGGCGAGAGGCTTAA
- a CDS encoding UPF0179 family protein: protein MSTITLVGTRLADAGQEFVYRGEASACEGCPYRNQCLNLSEGIKYRITDVREGAQTLPCGVHDDGVTAVEVEPTTVRANVSARNAYAGSKASLEGPCPHVGCPSHEFCEPAGAEFDEEYRISKIVGDPPHDYCMLDRDLTLVEFDSKEK, encoded by the coding sequence ATGTCCACTATCACCCTCGTCGGTACTCGTCTCGCGGATGCCGGTCAGGAATTCGTCTACCGGGGCGAAGCCAGCGCCTGTGAAGGCTGTCCCTACAGAAATCAGTGTCTCAATCTCTCCGAAGGGATCAAATATCGAATCACCGACGTTCGGGAAGGCGCACAGACGCTCCCCTGTGGCGTCCACGACGACGGCGTGACCGCCGTCGAAGTCGAACCGACGACCGTCCGCGCCAACGTCTCCGCGCGAAACGCCTACGCCGGGAGCAAGGCGAGCCTCGAAGGACCGTGCCCACACGTCGGCTGTCCGAGTCACGAGTTCTGTGAACCCGCCGGTGCCGAGTTCGACGAGGAGTACCGCATCTCGAAAATCGTCGGCGACCCGCCGCACGACTACTGCATGTTGGACCGTGATCTGACGCTGGTCGAGTTCGACTCGAAGGAGAAATAG
- a CDS encoding succinylglutamate desuccinylase/aspartoacylase family protein, whose product MRIEQLGEGTPEVAIVAGIHGDEPCGPRAVERLLTENPDVERAVKVVVANERALERGVRYVNEDLNRVFPGDPEAETYEQRLAHELVTELRDCTVLSLHSTQSYAQPFALVDRVNAVARSICPYLPVSELVETDVFTKGKLISHPHTLEVECGLQGSDEAARHAYDLVRGFLAGTGALPLPEGENPVNAGTRDEVEVFRMDQPVLKNGGSEFEVLVDNFQRVGEGEAFATSDGAELVADEPFVPVLMSAYGYEDIFGYTAEYVGALGN is encoded by the coding sequence ATGCGAATCGAGCAGTTAGGTGAAGGGACACCGGAAGTCGCAATCGTCGCCGGGATTCACGGCGACGAGCCGTGCGGTCCGAGGGCGGTAGAGCGGTTGTTGACTGAGAACCCGGACGTGGAGCGAGCGGTGAAAGTCGTCGTGGCGAACGAGCGCGCGCTCGAACGGGGCGTCCGATACGTCAACGAGGATTTGAATCGGGTCTTCCCGGGAGACCCCGAAGCGGAGACGTACGAACAGCGGTTGGCCCACGAACTGGTCACGGAGTTGCGGGACTGTACCGTTCTCTCGTTGCACTCGACGCAGTCGTACGCCCAACCGTTCGCGCTCGTGGACCGTGTGAACGCCGTCGCACGGTCGATCTGTCCGTACCTACCGGTTTCCGAACTGGTCGAGACGGACGTGTTCACCAAGGGGAAACTCATCTCGCACCCGCACACGCTGGAAGTCGAGTGCGGCCTCCAAGGGTCGGACGAAGCGGCCCGGCACGCCTACGACCTCGTGCGGGGATTCCTCGCGGGAACGGGCGCTCTTCCGTTACCCGAGGGGGAGAATCCGGTGAACGCGGGTACCCGCGACGAAGTCGAGGTCTTCCGCATGGATCAGCCGGTGCTGAAAAACGGCGGATCGGAGTTCGAAGTGTTGGTGGACAACTTCCAACGAGTCGGAGAAGGGGAGGCGTTCGCGACTTCGGACGGGGCGGAACTGGTCGCGGACGAACCGTTCGTTCCCGTGTTGATGTCGGCGTACGGCTACGAGGACATCTTCGGCTACACGGCCGAATACGTCGGCGCGCTCGGAAACTGA
- a CDS encoding HalOD1 output domain-containing protein — translation MTRTSEGDDRVDVDGGDDDGHWTLVQQARYEQGGSYDLTATIVGAIAEAKGVSPMELNDPVLYDCVDVAALEDAFFGPDVSGRSRAGLGTVEFTFGNYRVTVKSDGWISVYE, via the coding sequence ATGACACGGACGAGTGAGGGCGACGACCGTGTCGACGTCGATGGTGGCGACGACGACGGACACTGGACGCTCGTTCAGCAGGCACGATACGAACAGGGAGGTAGTTACGACCTCACGGCGACCATCGTCGGTGCCATCGCGGAAGCCAAGGGAGTGTCGCCGATGGAGTTGAACGATCCTGTCCTGTACGACTGCGTCGATGTGGCCGCCTTGGAGGACGCCTTCTTCGGACCCGACGTCTCGGGGCGGAGTCGCGCCGGTCTCGGCACCGTCGAGTTCACGTTTGGGAACTACCGCGTCACGGTCAAAAGCGACGGCTGGATTTCCGTGTACGAGTAG
- a CDS encoding DUF309 domain-containing protein has translation MDEHTRDPTAAPPLPGESPTGWLAERNRWEHGTLRTAVIHGVRLFNAGEFHASHDSFEDEWYNYGNGSVESAFLHGMVQVAAGAYKHFDFENSDGMRSLFETALQYLHGVPDDFYGVDVADVRATMKEALSDPSVLHGWRIRLDDERPTADEDDHGETDRFE, from the coding sequence ATGGACGAACACACACGTGACCCGACCGCGGCACCGCCGTTGCCAGGCGAGTCACCGACCGGATGGCTCGCCGAGCGGAACCGGTGGGAGCACGGTACCCTCCGAACGGCGGTGATTCACGGTGTTCGACTGTTCAACGCCGGGGAGTTCCACGCAAGCCACGACAGTTTCGAGGACGAGTGGTACAACTACGGCAACGGGTCGGTCGAGAGCGCGTTCCTCCACGGAATGGTGCAGGTCGCGGCGGGCGCGTACAAACACTTCGACTTCGAGAATAGCGACGGGATGCGTTCGCTCTTCGAGACGGCGTTACAGTACCTCCACGGCGTGCCGGACGACTTCTACGGCGTGGACGTGGCCGACGTGCGCGCGACGATGAAAGAGGCGCTCTCGGACCCGAGCGTTCTTCACGGGTGGAGAATCAGGTTGGACGACGAACGACCGACAGCGGACGAGGATGATCACGGCGAGACGGACCGTTTCGAATGA
- a CDS encoding DUF5816 domain-containing protein: MNTATTRDDETVYIDESEGTRGSKGPFFVVYRSPDFDRRYGYFCGHCETLDNAMDSMGRIECNRCGNLRKATEWDAAHE, from the coding sequence ATGAATACAGCGACGACCAGGGACGACGAAACCGTCTACATCGACGAGTCGGAGGGGACTCGCGGATCGAAGGGACCCTTCTTCGTCGTCTATCGCTCGCCCGATTTCGACCGCCGATACGGCTACTTCTGTGGTCACTGTGAGACGCTCGACAACGCGATGGATTCGATGGGTCGAATCGAGTGCAATCGGTGTGGCAACCTCCGAAAAGCGACCGAGTGGGACGCGGCGCACGAATAG
- a CDS encoding bifunctional UDP-sugar hydrolase/5'-nucleotidase — MALRILHYSDIENVYDDPDRVGRLAGCINANRDQRTLVVGTGDNTAPGVLSLVTEGKQALSFFDAISPDFETFGNHDFDYGIDRTRELVWRSPQTWLTANIRDGDNRFAAGAGTAQYAVREIDGTRVGFFGVTTPETTSINPNTEGLEFTDPIEAAEATVSHLRDEGVDYVVALSHLGRYDEELAAAVDVDVILGGHVHSERIEQVNGTLVTRPGVNGHVLFSIELDDEPSVNRHRVADAPRDEDVATMMAEQKGGSGLDSVVATVSTPIERTETTTFRGESRIGNFVADAYRWATDAAVGLQNSGGIREGEPLSGEVTVGDLVSVLPFQERVAVAELTGAELLDVLRQAYDPTIGFAEHDWWHGHLSGVELVWNQAERAVESATIGGEALLEDVTYTLATTEYLLQSDREFPALREEHRIETGKLQYEVLADYARRFGIEPEIEGRIARR, encoded by the coding sequence ATGGCTCTCCGTATCCTCCACTACTCGGACATCGAGAACGTCTACGATGACCCGGACCGGGTTGGCCGACTCGCGGGGTGTATCAACGCGAATCGGGACCAACGGACGCTCGTCGTCGGGACCGGGGACAACACCGCACCCGGCGTTCTCTCCCTCGTCACCGAGGGGAAACAGGCACTCTCGTTCTTCGACGCTATCTCCCCCGATTTCGAGACGTTCGGAAACCACGACTTCGATTACGGGATCGACCGAACGCGTGAACTCGTTTGGCGATCCCCCCAGACGTGGCTCACCGCCAACATACGCGACGGCGACAACCGATTCGCCGCCGGTGCTGGAACCGCGCAGTACGCCGTTCGGGAAATCGACGGGACGCGGGTCGGATTCTTCGGCGTGACGACGCCCGAGACGACCTCGATCAATCCGAATACGGAGGGACTGGAGTTCACCGACCCGATCGAGGCCGCGGAAGCGACCGTCTCCCATCTCCGTGACGAAGGCGTCGATTACGTCGTCGCACTCTCCCACCTCGGGCGGTATGACGAGGAACTCGCCGCCGCCGTCGACGTGGACGTGATTCTCGGGGGGCACGTTCACTCCGAACGAATCGAACAGGTGAACGGAACGCTCGTCACCCGTCCCGGCGTCAACGGCCACGTCCTCTTCTCCATCGAACTGGACGACGAACCGTCCGTCAACCGCCACCGCGTTGCGGACGCCCCCCGAGACGAGGACGTGGCCACGATGATGGCAGAACAGAAGGGGGGTTCCGGACTCGATTCCGTCGTCGCCACCGTCTCCACCCCCATCGAGCGAACCGAAACCACGACGTTCCGGGGCGAGAGCAGGATCGGAAACTTCGTCGCCGACGCGTACCGCTGGGCGACCGATGCGGCGGTCGGCCTGCAAAACAGCGGCGGCATCCGCGAAGGCGAACCCCTTTCGGGTGAGGTAACGGTCGGCGACCTCGTGAGCGTGCTCCCGTTTCAGGAACGGGTGGCCGTCGCGGAACTCACGGGAGCGGAGCTTCTCGACGTGCTTCGACAGGCCTACGACCCGACCATCGGTTTCGCCGAACACGACTGGTGGCACGGCCATCTCAGCGGCGTCGAACTCGTCTGGAACCAGGCCGAACGGGCGGTCGAATCGGCGACCATCGGCGGGGAAGCCCTGTTGGAGGATGTCACCTACACCCTCGCAACGACCGAGTACCTCCTCCAGAGCGACCGGGAATTTCCGGCGCTCCGGGAGGAACACCGCATCGAAACCGGAAAGCTCCAGTACGAAGTGTTGGCCGACTACGCCCGCCGGTTCGGCATCGAACCGGAGATAGAGGGTCGTATCGCGCGTCGATAG
- a CDS encoding universal stress protein codes for MTRVLVPVRYPLTEHSRRTLSEALRVAEEYGADLTVLHVNLYHRGSDVTRTDLKRTVEKAFGRVTNARYVVRDGFLVEETILDEIAATRADIVVIGRKQVGRWRRAIRRLVDDPNIETFLREKVDCELITVG; via the coding sequence ATGACCCGCGTCCTCGTTCCAGTCCGATACCCGCTGACGGAACACTCGCGTCGAACGCTCTCGGAGGCGCTTCGTGTGGCCGAGGAATACGGTGCGGACCTCACCGTCTTACACGTCAACCTCTATCACCGCGGAAGCGACGTGACGCGAACCGATTTGAAACGAACCGTCGAAAAGGCGTTCGGTCGCGTCACCAACGCGAGATACGTCGTTCGGGACGGGTTTCTGGTGGAGGAGACGATTCTCGACGAAATCGCCGCGACGCGTGCCGACATCGTCGTCATCGGCCGCAAACAGGTCGGACGCTGGCGGCGGGCGATTCGCCGACTGGTGGACGATCCGAACATCGAGACCTTCCTCCGCGAAAAGGTGGACTGCGAACTGATTACGGTCGGTTAA
- a CDS encoding mechanosensitive ion channel family protein, giving the protein MPTFGKVVNDISDLFGKVGAHEVATNVSVNDVVLAILFLLLGWYVSQLVVSLVGRQVARRFRRPSITKTVLRGIRGVILFLAVGTAAAQVGLGASNILLSVTVFSATVGLVLAPIIGSVINGLFLLADQPYEIGDLIELVDTNTPEGGTRGYVEDITLRYTKIFTLENTFLVIPNATMRERDVVNYSAEDTRSRLSLQLQVTYEGDLDEARAIMERAARDTPEVVASGPDIRIGSARYPSDPVAQVRDFANHGVLLELRYWVKDPYNMLRVRSHIMERIWEELKDADVEIAYPHSHLVFDDTSGVARVSMESDRERTETPSAVEFDER; this is encoded by the coding sequence ATGCCGACGTTCGGAAAGGTGGTGAACGATATCTCCGACTTGTTCGGAAAGGTCGGTGCGCACGAAGTTGCAACGAACGTCTCCGTCAACGACGTCGTTCTCGCCATCCTGTTCCTCCTGCTCGGTTGGTACGTCTCGCAGTTGGTCGTCAGCCTCGTCGGGCGGCAGGTTGCCCGCCGCTTCCGCAGGCCGAGTATCACGAAGACGGTCCTCCGCGGAATCCGGGGCGTCATCCTGTTTCTCGCGGTCGGCACCGCCGCGGCGCAGGTCGGGTTGGGTGCGTCGAACATCCTGCTCTCGGTGACGGTGTTCTCCGCCACGGTGGGTCTCGTCCTCGCGCCGATCATCGGGAGCGTCATCAACGGGTTGTTCCTGCTGGCCGACCAGCCGTACGAAATCGGCGACCTCATCGAACTGGTCGATACCAACACGCCGGAAGGGGGAACTCGGGGCTACGTCGAGGACATCACGCTCCGATACACGAAGATATTCACGCTCGAAAATACGTTCCTCGTCATCCCGAACGCGACGATGCGCGAGCGCGACGTGGTGAACTACTCCGCCGAGGACACCCGCTCCCGGCTATCGCTCCAACTCCAAGTCACCTACGAGGGGGACCTCGACGAGGCGCGAGCCATCATGGAGCGGGCGGCCCGCGACACGCCGGAGGTGGTGGCGTCTGGACCCGACATCCGCATCGGAAGCGCGCGCTATCCGAGCGACCCCGTCGCACAGGTACGGGACTTTGCGAATCACGGCGTCCTGCTCGAACTCCGCTACTGGGTGAAAGACCCGTACAACATGCTCCGGGTTCGGTCACACATCATGGAACGAATCTGGGAGGAACTCAAGGACGCCGACGTGGAAATCGCCTACCCCCACTCGCACCTCGTCTTCGACGACACGAGCGGCGTCGCCCGCGTCTCGATGGAATCCGACCGGGAACGAACCGAAACGCCGTCAGCCGTCGAATTCGACGAACGCTGA